ATGCTCCGCCGCTGGCGGGCGGGTAACAGTTCCGCGACCTCGTCTACGTCCATCGACTGCAGCTCCTCGAGCGTGTGACCGCGGTAGGTGAACTCACCCTCGCGGCCGGTTCGGTAGTCCGTGCTCATTTCTTTCTCCCTCCCTTGCCGCCGCGGCCGGTCCGTCGCGAGGCGATGTCGCCGACCTTGCGGCCAGGCGGTGCGTCACGCGAGACGGACTTCGGGCGACCGGGGTGCTGTCGGCCGCCGCCACCGAACGGGTGGTCGACGGCGTTCATCGCCACACCGCGCACCTTCGGCCACTTGCCGCCGCGTGCGCGCATCTTGTGGTACTTCTTCCCGGCCTTCACGATCGGTTTCTCCGTGCGGCCGCCACCGGCGACGACGCCGATCGTCGCTCTGCACTGCGGGTCCAGTCGCTTCATCTGTCCGCTCGGCAGCTGGACGACCGCCGCGTTCCGGTCGTGGGTGATCAGGTTCGCGCTCGTCCCGCCCGCGCGGGCGAACTTGCCGCCGTCGCCCGGCTGGCGCTCGACGTTGCAGACCGGCACGCCCTCGGGGATCTCCGCCAGCGGGAGCGTGTTGCCCGGCTTGATCTCCGCACTGATCCCGATCTGGATCTCCTCGCCGACGGCCACGCCCTCGGGGGCGAGGACGAGTCGGCGGTCGCCGTCGTCGAACTCGACGTCCGCGACCGGCGCCGATCGCGCGGGATCGTGTTCGATCCCGACGACGGTTCCGGTCACCAGATCCGCGCCTTCCTTTCGGTGGGAGAGGTCGGCCTTGTACCGGTGCGACGGCGCGCGGAACGTCGGCGTGCCGCGCCCTCGTCGCTGGCCTTGAATGCGTCGTCCCATCTCAGAACACCCCGATCCGTGAGGCGACTTCCTGTGCGTCGTCGTCGTCTCCGAGACGCACGACCGCCTTCTTCTGTCCTTGCATGGTAATCTGTGTGTTCACGCTCTCGACGGAGACGTCGTAGCGCTCCGCGACCGCCTCCTCGATCTCGGTCTTCGTCGCCTCGAGGCCGACGATGAACTGGAGCTTGTTCTCGAAGTCCATGTCGTTCATCGCCTTCTCCGTGACGAGCGGGTGGACGATGACGCTCATCGGTCCGCTACCTCCTCGAGTGCGCTCTCGGTCCAGACCGTCAGTCGACCCGGGAGCGTCCCCGGTGCCAGATCCTCCGCGCTGACGTTCGCCGCCGTGGCGACGTCGACGCCCGCGAGGTTCCGGGCCGCCTTCGACGGGCCGGCCTCGCTGGAGGTGACGAAGAGGATCGACGTGGGCTCCTTGTACTTCCGACCGCGCAGTTTCCCCTGCCCGGCACGGACGTGTCGGCCCTCGTCGGCGCGCACGACATCGTCGTGGGCACCGACCGCCTCGAGGAACGAGACGACCTCCTTCGTCTTCAGCAGCTCCTCGAACTCGTCGGAGACGACGAGCGGGAGCGCCAGCTCCTCGTCGAAGCGGTGGCCGCGTTCGGCGACGCGCTCTGCGTCGGCGGTGGCGGCGATGGCGCTTCTGACCGCGAGCTTTCGCTCTTTGGTGTTGATGTCCTGTGATCGGTCCTTCTCCGCCTTCGGCGGGTGGGCCTTGCGGCCGCTCACGGTCTGCGGGACGCGTCGTCCGCGCCCGCGCGAGCGCGGGACGTGTGCGAGACCGCGGCCGGAGCCCGGTGACTCCGCCGAGGTCCGCATCCCCGCGTGCTCGTCCGCGCCGTAGGGCTGAGTGCGGTTCGCCTGCGCGGCGAGCACCGCCCGCTTGATCAGGTCCGGACGGTACGGCGTCTCGAAGACTGCGGGGAGGTCGACCTCGCCCGCTTCGGCACCGTCCGTGTCGTAGACTGTTGCGTTCATGTTATCCCTGCTGTGATGCCGTCGAGACGTGGCGCACCTCGGGGTCGAGGCGCGGCTGGTCGTTCGGGCGTACCGCCGGGCGGAACCTGACCAAGCGCTTTTTCGGGCCCGGCAGCGAGCCCTTGATCAGCGCGTAGGGGCCTTCGACCTCGCCGTAGTTGACGAACCCACCCTCGGGGGCGATGCCGTCGTCGGCGATGTCGATCAGGCGCTTGTTCAGTTCCGTCCGCTGGTGGTAGCCGGTCTGTCCCTGCTGGGGGACCGTCGAGCGCACCCGGGAGGGGTTCCACGGACCGAGGTTGCCGATCCGTCGTCGCCAGCCCTGGCGGGCGTGTTTGCCCTTGCGCTTCTGGACGCCCCAGCGCTTGACGGGACCCTGGGTCCCCTTCCCCTTCGTGATGCCGCCGACGTCGACGTACTCGCCGGGGCGGAACACGTCCGTCGCGGCGTGCTCGCCGCCCTCGTCGAGCAGGTCGAAGCCGAACTCCGCCCGCTCGACGAGGCTGCCGCCGCCGATGCGCGTCTCCATCACGTGGGGTCGCTTCTGTGGGACGGCCTTGAGCACGGCGGGGGTCGTGTGGGTGATCATCCGCAGGTCGTCGACCCGACCCTCGTCGATCGCCGCGCGCAGCTCGTCTTCCGCCTCTTCGTCGTACTCCGCCGGGAGGTCGAGCGCCCGGTCGAGTTCGTCGTCGAACTCGTCGGTCCAGACCTCGCCGACGGGTCGCGTTCCGTACGGCGTCTGTTCGTAGGCTCTGAGTGCGACCGCGCGCATGGGCGGGGTCTCCACGATGGTGACGGGGACGGTCTGTTCCATCCCTTCGACGGGCGAGTTCGCCTCGTCGTTGATCATCACCACGTGGGTCATGCCGGTCTTGTAGCCGGCGAAGCCCTGCAGCCCCGGCTGTCCGTCGTCGTCCGGCCAGGACCGGAAGCGGGGGACCTCGCTGGTCGCTCGCTTCCGCGGGCCGAAGCCCATCGAGCCTTTGCGTGGTGTGTGTGGTTGTGCCATTCTTACTCCTCCGTGAGCGACAGACAGGCGAGCGCGGCGAACATCGCCTCCTCCGTTCGCACGACCTCGCTGCCCTGGTTCGGGATCACGTTTAACCAGAGGTCGAACCCCCCAGCGGGTTCGACGTCGTCTCCCGACCGCTCGACCACCTCGGGTTCTACCCCGAGGATCTCCGGCAGCCCTCTCGCGGGCGAGCCGAAGGCGACGGTCGTCCCGTCGCCCTCGACCCGTCCGGCCAGCGTCCGCAGCCGAGAGACGGTGAGCGGTTCACCGAACCTCGACGTCGCGATACGGACGCCGGCGTCCTCACGGCCGAGCGCCGCCTGAAGGTCCACACGCTCGACTGCGAGCCCCGTGGGCTCGTCCACCAGCCGTGCGCGGACCGGTCGTCGCGAAGAGATCCTGACGGTGACGCGCTCCCCCTCGGCGACCTCCATTTCTTTCGGCACGCCGAGTGAGATCGGGTGTTGCAGTCCGCAAGTGACCCGAACGCGGTCATCAGGTCCGACCTCGGTCACGATTCCCTGTCTTAACGACCCCGGATCGGTGGATCCGGAGCCGGTCCGTGAGAGGGCGCGAAGCGGCGGCAGGACGCCCGCGAACTCCAGTTCGTCCCGCCGCCCCCACGCCTCCTTTCGGAGGTAGGGGGGCGTCGCGGCGTACTTCAGTACGGTTTCGACGAACCCGCCGCCCCACCGTCCCTCCCCTCCCCCGTCGGGGAAGACCGAGAGCCGGTCCGCCCGGAAGACCGTCGCCGCGCGGGCGACGGTGCCGAGTTTGCGAGTCGCCTCGCGTTTGTCCTCGGCTTCGCGGACGAT
This region of Halalkalicoccus sp. CGA53 genomic DNA includes:
- a CDS encoding 50S ribosomal protein L23; amino-acid sequence: MSVIVHPLVTEKAMNDMDFENKLQFIVGLEATKTEIEEAVAERYDVSVESVNTQITMQGQKKAVVRLGDDDDAQEVASRIGVF
- a CDS encoding RNA methyltransferase; translated protein: MTVSVLVPSSIVREAEDKREATRKLGTVARAATVFRADRLSVFPDGGGEGRWGGGFVETVLKYAATPPYLRKEAWGRRDELEFAGVLPPLRALSRTGSGSTDPGSLRQGIVTEVGPDDRVRVTCGLQHPISLGVPKEMEVAEGERVTVRISSRRPVRARLVDEPTGLAVERVDLQAALGREDAGVRIATSRFGEPLTVSRLRTLAGRVEGDGTTVAFGSPARGLPEILGVEPEVVERSGDDVEPAGGFDLWLNVIPNQGSEVVRTEEAMFAALACLSLTEE
- the rpl4p gene encoding 50S ribosomal protein L4 — encoded protein: MNATVYDTDGAEAGEVDLPAVFETPYRPDLIKRAVLAAQANRTQPYGADEHAGMRTSAESPGSGRGLAHVPRSRGRGRRVPQTVSGRKAHPPKAEKDRSQDINTKERKLAVRSAIAATADAERVAERGHRFDEELALPLVVSDEFEELLKTKEVVSFLEAVGAHDDVVRADEGRHVRAGQGKLRGRKYKEPTSILFVTSSEAGPSKAARNLAGVDVATAANVSAEDLAPGTLPGRLTVWTESALEEVADR
- a CDS encoding 50S ribosomal protein L2 codes for the protein MGRRIQGQRRGRGTPTFRAPSHRYKADLSHRKEGADLVTGTVVGIEHDPARSAPVADVEFDDGDRRLVLAPEGVAVGEEIQIGISAEIKPGNTLPLAEIPEGVPVCNVERQPGDGGKFARAGGTSANLITHDRNAAVVQLPSGQMKRLDPQCRATIGVVAGGGRTEKPIVKAGKKYHKMRARGGKWPKVRGVAMNAVDHPFGGGGRQHPGRPKSVSRDAPPGRKVGDIASRRTGRGGKGGRKK
- a CDS encoding 50S ribosomal protein L3, which encodes MAQPHTPRKGSMGFGPRKRATSEVPRFRSWPDDDGQPGLQGFAGYKTGMTHVVMINDEANSPVEGMEQTVPVTIVETPPMRAVALRAYEQTPYGTRPVGEVWTDEFDDELDRALDLPAEYDEEAEDELRAAIDEGRVDDLRMITHTTPAVLKAVPQKRPHVMETRIGGGSLVERAEFGFDLLDEGGEHAATDVFRPGEYVDVGGITKGKGTQGPVKRWGVQKRKGKHARQGWRRRIGNLGPWNPSRVRSTVPQQGQTGYHQRTELNKRLIDIADDGIAPEGGFVNYGEVEGPYALIKGSLPGPKKRLVRFRPAVRPNDQPRLDPEVRHVSTASQQG